The Trypanosoma brucei brucei TREU927 chromosome 4, complete sequence genomic sequence GCTGTAAGAACGACGATAGAAGAAtaacgttttgtttttccccctcctttatAAACACGGTTTACACgcaaacaaataagaaaaagagggaggaggaagctgaaaGAGTGGAAGGTATGGGTGCTTGCATAGCCGCACTAAGAGGGAAGGTCGCGGGTAAAACAAATGATTCACACGGGATTAGCGACCAGTCGCTGCCGACCGCGGAGAGTACAGATGATAGTGTCAACAACCGTAATGGAAAGTTCAATAAATGCATCCGTGGAGAAGAGAGCATTTCCTCGGGGGATATGCACGGCAAAGAGGGCAGCGACTTAAGTAAGTCGCTAACGAGTTTATGGGGGGTTCTCTCCAAAACAGAATTTGCTGACTTCTTTCGAGCACATCCCGAATTGTTGAAGTCCAATTCAGCTGCCGTCATGTGCACTGGCGCGTTTCGTCCCGGAGAACTTGTCGGGGCTTATTGCGTAGTGAAGGAACTTCCAGGGGGAACGGTGGGTCGAAGTTTTTTGGTTAAAGCTGTGGACGACAGTGGCCCACCGACGCCCACCGTCACGACACCTGAGGTTGAAGATTCTGGTAAACGGGAGTTTGTGTTTAAGGTGATGACATTTATTAACCGTAAGAACTTGGTGGAACCGGTATTAGACGATAAGAGGGCTCTTATGAACCTGACAGGTGACGGTTTACTTCGCCCAGTCCATTTGCTACTCGACGAAGGGAATGAAACAGTGATATCTGTTACCCCTTTTTTGAAGGAAGGTTCGTGCGCTCGTCTTGCCGGAAAGCTTGAAGAGGATCGGTTACTGTCTATACTGCGTGATGTTGCAAGTGCTCTCCGTCTTCTTCATTCGCACAATATATACCACTGTAACCTGAAGTTGGAAAACGTTCTTTTGAGGGAGGATGGGAAAGCCTGCCTTGCCGACGCAGCGTTGTGGCGTATCTTCTCTACACAGAGCCGTGATTGCCTTCTCTTTAATGGTGAACTCGCGTGCATGCCTCCCGAGATGTTCATGATTGATGAAGCTGACAACCAGTCGAAGGACGCGAGCAAAGTAGACATTTGGGGGTTTGGGCTGTTCATGTACCGTCTGGCGTACGGGCGGGAGCCGTTTGACATTGAAGGAAAGGCACTTGAACAAGTCTGTGAACTAGTTTCTGTTGATAGGCTCCAGTTTCCTCAACGCAACTGGAGCATCGCGAGTTCGCTTGAGGATGCCATCCGTGTTTGTCTTGACGATGATCCGGAACGTCGACCAACAGTTCCGGGGTTGTTTAGCTTCTCATTGTTTCGGAACCACAATTTTAATTCTGTTGTGGCTGGAGGAAGTGTCGGGTTACCGGGATTCAGGGCGTCGCATAATGATACTGGACCAAGTGGTGGGCGCTCTGGCTCGGATAACTACATTAGGTGGGCATACCCAAGGTATCATTGGCGGAAGAACGTGTCACTCGACGAAATGCTCGGGTCTGGAGGCATCTGTGAAACATATCGGGTGCACCTGCGGCGGCATCCATCTAAGCAGTTCGTGATGAAGGTGCTAAAACGGTCAGTACTGAAGGCTGCCTCACAATACAGAATCAGCACAGACGATCTGCGTCACGCACTAGCTGTTTCGCGACTTATTAACCATCCTAACGTATTAAACCTGCTGGAGATTGTGGACTCGAGGGACGGGTGCTTTGCTTCGCAGCAGTTGGCTAAAAGCAGGTTTCTTTACGCGGAGTTTCCCCCGTTGCTGAATCACAAAAACCCTCTCTTCACACTGAAACAGATGCTCGCCGATGTCCTCCAGGGGCTTTTCGTGCTTCACCTAAATGGTGTGCCGCATCTCCGTCTGACACCATCAAACATTTTTTATGAGCTGGGCGTTGGTTTTAGGGTTTCGGACTTTGGTCCTTTGTTCCTTGCACGGGAGGAAATTGTCGAAAGTATGGAAACAGACCAACCACTGTATAGTGTACCACAGTGGGTGGTTGACGATTTAAAGGTGCCGATCCACATGTCGAGATTCAGTCTTGACGTTTTCTGTGTTGGTTTACTGGCCGCTTCAGCACTCCCTTCAGTTCTGCATGAAGACTGGTACCGATTTTCTAATTCAGAGGGGTGTATTCTTGATGTGAAGGGGGTTTGTGAGAAGGTAAAGAATGCCTCCCTTTATCTTAAGCCGATGCTCGTGGACTTTATCCTCCAAGCGCTAACTAACCCCGCAACAACTGTGAGGGACTTGATGAATCATTCATATTTGAGCGACGCGATCGACGTCAGCAGGCTCGACGAGATGAAACCGCTGAACATATCGCCTGCTGATATGGAGATGGCCGTGTCAGAGAGGTTTACCACCACTGACGAATCTGGACTATGGAATGTTCTCGGTCACGACCCAGCGGCAGGGAATGGCCACTTGTGGTGCTCAATGTTCCGCAACGAAGCACTGCCCGACGGCTGCATACGGTCTGGCATTCAATCTGTTAATGAAGTTGCGGCTGCAAGGCGGGTTCCTTTTGTTAAGAAACTCGTTTGCGGGCTGTGCCGGTGTGAATTACCCATAGTTTTATTTCTATGCGATAAGTGTGACGATTACATACGCTGCGCCAAGTGTTCGTTAGTGGATACACACGCCGACGACCACAAACTCAGCCCACACCTTGTCCACACCGTCGGGCAGGATGGGGTTGATGGcaacttttttgctttattggTGCCAACATGCAATATATGTGTCGCGCAGTCACTGGAAGCCCTAGAAATGCAGGCCAACCTGCCACACGGAACGCTGACGAAAGATATCACCACCCAATCAGTTACTGCGGAGCGAGCCCTACGGCGGCTAACACTTGCGAAGTTGAATCCAGGCCCCAAGGTACTTCCCAAAGTCTCGGATACTGAAGGTGAGACTTGGGAGGAGGAAGTTGCAAGCTGCCGCGAGACTCGAAACACTGAGCTGTTGTTGCATCAATTTGAACTGAACACTGTACCGAAGGAGCTGTTTGACCCGCCGCTGCTTCACGTGGCGAGTATTGACCTTAGTTACAACAAGTTAACCAGCCTTCCCGACGATCTGGCCCTTCTTTGCAACTTGAGAAGTGTTTCCGTTGCGCATAATGCTCTGACTGTTCTACCAGACAGCATGGGTGAACTCCGTCAACTAGATCGTTTAGACGCGAGCCACAATAAACTAAAGGACCTGCCGTTAACATTTGTCAAACTACGCAAGTTGAGCACTGTCACCTTAGACTTCAATGAATTTTCGGGGTTGCCTCGCGTTTTGGACGATCTCATTGTTGCCACCGCATCGACACCGCAGCTTTCCACCATTTATTTAGCGGAGAACACCAACATAACAAGGTTCCCCGATTACACGAACCTTGCAATCTTACCCACGCTTAAGTTGGCCTTAGACAACGAACCCAGTGTTTATCAAACGTATCTCAATGAAAACCTTGCAGAAAAGCTACCCAACATTGGCATGCTTTGGAATAAAATATATCCAGATCGAATCGTTGATAACGTGTTTTGTGGGAGCTTGCGCACCACTCAATCACAGGTGGTGTACGATAAACTTGGCATAAAAAACCTCTTGACAGTGGGAAGGGACCTCGTTCCCGTCCCTCCGGTTGGTGGAAAACATCTCGTTATCTCATTAGATGATATTGAGGAGGCGGATATCCGTTGTACATTTGATGAGGCTGTCAACTTCATTGATATGAGTGTGGAAAAAGGTGAAGGGTGTTTGGTCCACTGCTTCGCCGGACTCTCGCGTTCCGCCACGACAGTAATAGCATACTTCATGATGAAGAGAGGCATGAGACTTGGCGATGCGTACCAGCTAACGAAAAGGGGCCGACCTTCTATTTACCCCAATGAGGGTTTCTTTAGACAAATGATTGAACTGGATGGTGAGTTGTTCCCCGATGACCCGCCACTGCAACTGGAGGACATTGGAAGAGAAAGTCCCAATGTAAGGGTGTAGTGCCAATGGCGTGCTAGCATAAACATGCTTTTCCGGAGTCAATGGGCCGATGcctaaatatatatatatatatatatatgcacatattCATGAGACGaccgtttcttttctccctatTCTTTCTATTATTcgctct encodes the following:
- a CDS encoding dual specificity protein phosphatase, putative (similar to GB:CAA77232.1: DsPTP1 protein {Arabidopsis thaliana}; similar to Dual specificity protein phosphatase (EC 3.1.3.48) (EC 3.1.3.16). (Swiss-Prot:Q39491) [Chlamydomonas eugametos]) translates to MGACIAALRGKVAGKTNDSHGISDQSLPTAESTDDSVNNRNGKFNKCIRGEESISSGDMHGKEGSDLSKSLTSLWGVLSKTEFADFFRAHPELLKSNSAAVMCTGAFRPGELVGAYCVVKELPGGTVGRSFLVKAVDDSGPPTPTVTTPEVEDSGKREFVFKVMTFINRKNLVEPVLDDKRALMNLTGDGLLRPVHLLLDEGNETVISVTPFLKEGSCARLAGKLEEDRLLSILRDVASALRLLHSHNIYHCNLKLENVLLREDGKACLADAALWRIFSTQSRDCLLFNGELACMPPEMFMIDEADNQSKDASKVDIWGFGLFMYRLAYGREPFDIEGKALEQVCELVSVDRLQFPQRNWSIASSLEDAIRVCLDDDPERRPTVPGLFSFSLFRNHNFNSVVAGGSVGLPGFRASHNDTGPSGGRSGSDNYIRWAYPRYHWRKNVSLDEMLGSGGICETYRVHLRRHPSKQFVMKVLKRSVLKAASQYRISTDDLRHALAVSRLINHPNVLNLLEIVDSRDGCFASQQLAKSRFLYAEFPPLLNHKNPLFTLKQMLADVLQGLFVLHLNGVPHLRLTPSNIFYELGVGFRVSDFGPLFLAREEIVESMETDQPLYSVPQWVVDDLKVPIHMSRFSLDVFCVGLLAASALPSVLHEDWYRFSNSEGCILDVKGVCEKVKNASLYLKPMLVDFILQALTNPATTVRDLMNHSYLSDAIDVSRLDEMKPLNISPADMEMAVSERFTTTDESGLWNVLGHDPAAGNGHLWCSMFRNEALPDGCIRSGIQSVNEVAAARRVPFVKKLVCGLCRCELPIVLFLCDKCDDYIRCAKCSLVDTHADDHKLSPHLVHTVGQDGVDGNFFALLVPTCNICVAQSLEALEMQANLPHGTLTKDITTQSVTAERALRRLTLAKLNPGPKVLPKVSDTEGETWEEEVASCRETRNTELLLHQFELNTVPKELFDPPLLHVASIDLSYNKLTSLPDDLALLCNLRSVSVAHNALTVLPDSMGELRQLDRLDASHNKLKDLPLTFVKLRKLSTVTLDFNEFSGLPRVLDDLIVATASTPQLSTIYLAENTNITRFPDYTNLAILPTLKLALDNEPSVYQTYLNENLAEKLPNIGMLWNKIYPDRIVDNVFCGSLRTTQSQVVYDKLGIKNLLTVGRDLVPVPPVGGKHLVISLDDIEEADIRCTFDEAVNFIDMSVEKGEGCLVHCFAGLSRSATTVIAYFMMKRGMRLGDAYQLTKRGRPSIYPNEGFFRQMIELDGELFPDDPPLQLEDIGRESPNVRV